DNA sequence from the Thauera sedimentorum genome:
GAGCATGTCGTCCGGGCGCTCACGCACGCGCTGGCCACCGGGCGCCTGCACCACGCCTGGTTGTTCACCGGCACCCGCGGGGTGGGCAAGACCACCATCAGCCGCATCCTCGCCAAGGCGCTCAACTGCGAGACCGGCGTCACCGCCGAGCCCTGCGGCCAGTGCGCCGCCTGCCAGGCGATCGACGCCGACCGCTTCCCCGACTACGTCGAGATGGACGCGGCCTCCAACCGCGGCGTGGACGACATGGCCGCGCTGCTCGACAAGGCGGTGTATGCGCCCACCCAGGGGCGCTACAAGGTCTACATGATCGACGAAGTGCACATGCTCACCGGGCATGCCTTCAACGCCATGCTGAAGACGCTGGAGGAGCCGCCCGAGCACGTCAAGTTCATCCTCGCCACCACCGACCCGCAGAAGATCCCGGTCACGGTGTTGAGCCGCTGCCTGCAGTTCAACCTCAAGCAGATGCCCCCCGGGCACATCGTCGAGCACCTCACCCGCATCCTCGAGGCCGAAGCCGTGCCCTTCGAGGCGCCGGCGCTGCGCCATCTGGCCAAGGCCGCGCACGGCTCGATGCGCGACGCGCTGTCGCTGCTCGACCAGGCCATCGCCCACGGCGCCGGCAAGGTGGAGGAGGAGCAGGTCACCCACATGCTCGGCACGGTGGGCGACGACCACTTGTACGCGGTGTTCGATGCCCTGCTCGCCGGCGACGCGGATGCGCTGCTCGCGGTGGCCGACGCCATGGCCACCCGCAGTCTGTCCTTCGACGCCGCGCTGCAGTCGCTTGCATCGCTCCTGCACCGCATCGCCGTGCTGCAGTTCGCCCCCGCGGCGATCGCCGACGAGGCCGAACGCAGCCGGCTGCAACCCTACGCCGACGGCTTCGACGCCGAGTATCTGCAGCTCGCCTACCAGATCGCCATCCACGGGCGTGACGAACTGGCGCTGGCGCCCGACGAGCAGGCCGGCTTCACCATGAGCCTGCTGCGCCTGCACGCCTTCCGCCCCGAGAACCCGCCGCCGCTGGGCGCGGCCGGCGGCGCGGGCGGCGGGAGCGGCACAGGAAGGGCCCGGCCGCTGGCGCCATCGCCGGGCCGCCCGGCGGCGGCGAGCGCGCCTGTCAGGCCCGCGGTCGTCGACAGTGCCGCGGCCGCGCCGGGCGCGACCAGCAGGACGCAGGAGGCGCCGGCGAACCCGGTGCCGGTCGCCGCGCAGGCGGTCGAGGCCGTCGAGCCGGCCCCGGTGCGGGCGACGCCGATCGAACCTCCTCCGGCCCCGGCTGCCTCCGCCGCCCCGGAACCCTCCGAGCGCGCCGACATCCCGCCGTGGGAGGATCTGCCGCCGGAGGCCTTCGAAGGTTCAGCCGCCTCCCCGGCGGCGCGCGCGCCCATGCCCGCGCCGGAATCGGCGACCCCGTCCGCGCCGCCCTCCCGCTCCGTGGGCGATGCGCGCATGCCCACGGGTAGCGACGACTGGCATGCGCTGGTGCGCGCGCTGGGCCTGGGCGGCATGGTGCGCGAGCTCGCCCAGCACTGCGAATGGGTGGGCGAGCGGGACGGCCAGATAGGCCTGCGCCTGTCGAACGCCCATCGCCATCTGCTGGACATGAATCCGGCCAGCGTCGAGCGCCTGCAGGACCAGCTCGGCGCCCACTTCGGCCGCCCGATGCGGCTGCGGATCGACATCGGCGCGATCGCCGACGCCACGCCGGCGCAGCGCGACCAGGCCGAGAAGCAGGCCCGCCATGTGCAAGCGGTTGCGGCGCTGGAAG
Encoded proteins:
- the dnaX gene encoding DNA polymerase III subunit gamma/tau; translated protein: MSYQVLARKWRPKSFGTLVGQEHVVRALTHALATGRLHHAWLFTGTRGVGKTTISRILAKALNCETGVTAEPCGQCAACQAIDADRFPDYVEMDAASNRGVDDMAALLDKAVYAPTQGRYKVYMIDEVHMLTGHAFNAMLKTLEEPPEHVKFILATTDPQKIPVTVLSRCLQFNLKQMPPGHIVEHLTRILEAEAVPFEAPALRHLAKAAHGSMRDALSLLDQAIAHGAGKVEEEQVTHMLGTVGDDHLYAVFDALLAGDADALLAVADAMATRSLSFDAALQSLASLLHRIAVLQFAPAAIADEAERSRLQPYADGFDAEYLQLAYQIAIHGRDELALAPDEQAGFTMSLLRLHAFRPENPPPLGAAGGAGGGSGTGRARPLAPSPGRPAAASAPVRPAVVDSAAAAPGATSRTQEAPANPVPVAAQAVEAVEPAPVRATPIEPPPAPAASAAPEPSERADIPPWEDLPPEAFEGSAASPAARAPMPAPESATPSAPPSRSVGDARMPTGSDDWHALVRALGLGGMVRELAQHCEWVGERDGQIGLRLSNAHRHLLDMNPASVERLQDQLGAHFGRPMRLRIDIGAIADATPAQRDQAEKQARHVQAVAALEADPFVRELIERFDATLLEASVRPL